In Kordia antarctica, the following proteins share a genomic window:
- a CDS encoding LpxL/LpxP family acyltransferase, which yields MMITNLGDHNTQIDLIKQKVFHKEDSELFADIQQNVLVSIKKESDILFANLNKYHLFQEEEFHKYNSFYKNNIYNQLLNELDLKHHYKYLTEEVIQIKGTIPAQDQAAIYCSFHFGSYVHAASALRMLNKDFSIVSKSTQGENIVEWDVKLDEHGNKIEYFDAFKTIDPEAVDASFQIYNTLRNGKNVLIYLDRFNNTLEKTSKRSKIFELLNSKMFITSGIPEISKKLNVPMIPLICERHQDTKIHATFYEAVFKADFSDKEYVKNAVQKCVDAFAIHLATHPEQWDHWPSIHNHLIKTSKAITQNKPIWKWFLSPFLKLKKKKQKISDTDIITFNKTNYEMFEREGDSFIININNYHCFKVSSHLMKILTRISESGYKVGEVKSVLNASLYADLFQKKVLQIENSAS from the coding sequence ATGATGATAACAAATCTCGGAGATCATAACACACAAATAGATTTAATAAAACAGAAAGTTTTTCATAAAGAAGATTCTGAATTGTTTGCTGATATTCAACAAAATGTATTGGTAAGCATCAAGAAAGAATCCGATATACTTTTTGCCAACTTAAACAAATACCATCTTTTCCAAGAAGAGGAATTTCATAAATACAATTCATTCTATAAAAATAATATTTACAATCAATTATTAAATGAATTAGATTTAAAACACCATTATAAATATTTGACGGAAGAAGTGATTCAAATTAAAGGCACTATTCCAGCGCAAGATCAAGCTGCCATTTATTGCTCTTTTCATTTTGGTTCATACGTGCATGCAGCAAGTGCTTTACGAATGTTAAACAAGGATTTTTCGATCGTTTCAAAAAGTACTCAAGGAGAAAATATTGTAGAATGGGACGTAAAACTCGATGAACATGGCAATAAAATAGAATACTTTGACGCTTTCAAAACCATTGATCCAGAAGCCGTAGATGCATCGTTTCAGATATATAACACATTGCGCAATGGAAAAAATGTATTGATTTATTTAGACAGATTTAACAACACGCTTGAGAAGACCAGTAAAAGAAGTAAAATTTTCGAATTATTAAATTCAAAAATGTTTATTACTTCTGGGATTCCTGAGATTTCAAAAAAACTAAATGTCCCTATGATACCTTTAATTTGTGAAAGGCATCAGGATACTAAAATTCATGCAACTTTTTACGAAGCTGTTTTCAAAGCCGATTTCTCAGACAAAGAATATGTAAAAAACGCAGTACAAAAATGTGTAGACGCTTTTGCGATTCACTTAGCAACACATCCTGAACAGTGGGATCATTGGCCAAGTATTCATAACCACTTAATAAAGACTTCAAAAGCTATAACACAAAACAAGCCGATTTGGAAATGGTTTTTATCACCTTTTTTAAAGCTTAAGAAGAAAAAACAGAAAATTTCAGATACTGACATCATAACGTTCAATAAAACTAATTATGAAATGTTTGAACGTGAAGGTGATTCATTTATCATCAACATAAACAACTATCATTGCTTTAAAGTATCAAGTCATTTAATGAAAATATTAACACGCATATCTGAATCTGGCTATAAAGTAGGCGAGGTAAAAAGTGTTTTAAATGCTTCATTATATGCCGATTTATTCCAAAAGAAAGTATTACAAATCGAAAATAGCGCATCTTAA
- a CDS encoding phosphopantetheine-binding protein yields MENLIEELKLKIIDRLNLLEIDPKDIGPDDPLFNDGLGLDSIDALELVVIFEKDYGITVTEIESMAPHFRSLTTLAEFVKENRTN; encoded by the coding sequence ATGGAAAACCTAATTGAAGAACTCAAATTAAAAATTATTGATCGATTAAACTTATTAGAAATAGATCCAAAAGACATTGGTCCAGATGATCCATTATTTAATGACGGACTTGGATTAGATTCTATTGATGCGCTAGAACTTGTTGTAATTTTTGAAAAAGATTATGGCATTACTGTGACAGAAATAGAGTCGATGGCTCCACATTTTAGATCATTGACAACCTTAGCTGAGTTTGTAAAAGAAAACAGAACAAACTAA
- a CDS encoding TonB-dependent receptor plug domain-containing protein translates to MFKKIAFLFFCLYGFALNAQVVISGKVTYIDRTPLSKVIIFIDGTLYETESDEKGDYTLEIDQVSNTDLLIIAHKKGYEDVFKNIIIRDGIKEIKFDIVLFNKVNSLSEVIIKGNRNITKISPIASETIKELDVLINTSDVNIISALDNVSGAQQIGETGELAVRGGAGAETKYFFDGMILRNQLGVSVQGQSSSFRFSPSFFKDLEFNASGYSAEYGQALSSILIMKSKDRPTANTLGILVSPFFVDVETSWLINKKESLEVKVNYLNFGIYAQIQEPTLSHLELDNGPRSLDANLFYKYKINENSYFKLFSYASTSKIASSSESIENKGIKEDSDIKNINSYNLATLNYELSSKTKLNFGMAFAHNDDMIRTDIRQNSITTSGVPLQIRSNDFHLKGNIKTTATKALSINVGSEFFHQETLFKSGDDETIVTDNLVAAHAEGTLRLVRNLFTSIGFRAEHSSLTEKKNLAPRFNVTYKNDKKWNISLSYGDFFQQTSPFNLLEAPSIEFLKASNWVFSIEKKYEDHTFKIEAFDKNYKRLVRSQSNILDASGNGFARGFDISGRGRNVFNKINYSFNYSYLDTKRLYRDFPIEANVPFASEHTASVALNTSFFGGNIITGLTYKYASGRSYFNPNRSNSEFNLDKTIAYQTLNANIIYSTKIKETPVLFITTITNALGKTQTFGYEYSTTDFSNRRAIQPIYNRFIFVGCYITLGLDKSDEFIDNLLNN, encoded by the coding sequence ATGTTTAAAAAAATTGCGTTCCTATTTTTCTGTCTTTATGGATTTGCGCTCAATGCCCAAGTTGTAATTTCAGGAAAAGTAACCTATATAGATCGTACTCCATTATCTAAAGTAATTATTTTTATAGATGGAACTCTTTACGAAACAGAATCTGACGAAAAAGGAGATTACACATTAGAGATAGATCAGGTATCCAATACCGATTTATTGATTATCGCTCATAAAAAAGGATATGAAGATGTATTTAAAAATATTATTATACGTGATGGAATAAAAGAAATCAAATTTGATATTGTTTTATTTAATAAGGTAAATAGCTTGAGCGAAGTTATTATTAAAGGAAATAGAAATATTACGAAAATAAGTCCTATCGCTTCTGAAACTATAAAGGAATTAGATGTTTTGATAAATACTTCCGATGTAAATATTATTTCTGCTTTAGATAATGTTTCCGGAGCACAACAGATTGGAGAAACGGGCGAACTTGCCGTTAGAGGTGGCGCAGGAGCAGAAACAAAATACTTTTTTGATGGCATGATTTTAAGAAATCAACTAGGCGTTTCCGTCCAAGGGCAAAGTAGCAGTTTTAGGTTTTCGCCTTCATTTTTTAAAGATTTAGAATTTAATGCAAGTGGTTATTCTGCTGAATATGGACAAGCTTTATCATCTATATTAATAATGAAATCAAAAGACAGACCAACAGCAAATACGCTTGGAATATTGGTATCTCCTTTTTTTGTAGATGTAGAAACTAGTTGGCTGATTAATAAAAAAGAATCTTTAGAAGTAAAAGTAAATTATTTGAATTTCGGAATTTATGCACAAATTCAAGAACCCACATTATCGCATTTAGAATTAGACAATGGACCTAGAAGTTTGGATGCAAATCTTTTTTACAAATACAAGATTAATGAAAACAGCTATTTTAAACTTTTTTCATATGCTTCCACAAGCAAAATAGCATCTTCATCCGAAAGTATTGAAAATAAGGGTATTAAAGAAGATTCTGATATTAAAAATATCAATTCATATAATTTAGCAACCTTAAATTATGAGTTAAGTTCAAAAACTAAATTAAATTTCGGAATGGCTTTTGCTCATAATGATGATATGATACGGACAGATATTCGTCAAAATTCAATCACAACTAGTGGAGTTCCGCTTCAAATACGAAGCAATGATTTTCACTTGAAAGGAAATATAAAAACAACAGCAACAAAAGCGTTATCAATAAATGTAGGCTCAGAATTTTTTCATCAAGAAACATTATTCAAATCTGGAGATGACGAAACCATTGTTACTGATAACTTAGTAGCTGCTCATGCAGAAGGAACACTCAGGCTCGTAAGAAATTTATTTACATCTATTGGTTTTAGAGCAGAACATTCTTCTTTAACAGAGAAAAAAAATCTAGCACCAAGATTCAATGTAACTTACAAAAATGATAAGAAGTGGAATATTAGTCTTTCTTATGGAGATTTTTTCCAACAAACTTCACCTTTTAATTTATTGGAAGCACCAAGCATAGAATTTTTAAAAGCTTCTAATTGGGTTTTTTCAATTGAAAAGAAATATGAAGATCATACATTTAAAATTGAAGCATTTGATAAGAATTATAAACGATTAGTAAGAAGCCAATCAAATATACTTGATGCTTCTGGTAATGGATTTGCCAGAGGATTTGATATTTCGGGAAGAGGTCGAAATGTTTTTAATAAAATTAATTATAGTTTTAATTATTCTTACTTAGACACCAAACGTTTATATAGAGATTTTCCTATTGAAGCCAACGTACCTTTTGCTTCAGAACATACAGCTTCTGTTGCTTTGAACACTTCTTTTTTTGGAGGAAATATCATTACAGGATTAACATATAAATATGCTTCAGGAAGATCTTATTTTAATCCAAATAGAAGCAATTCTGAGTTTAACTTAGATAAAACAATAGCATATCAGACGCTGAATGCAAATATTATATATTCAACCAAAATTAAAGAAACACCTGTGCTTTTCATTACAACGATTACAAATGCTTTAGGAAAGACACAAACTTTTGGTTATGAATATTCAACAACCGATTTTTCCAACAGACGCGCTATTCAACCAATATACAATAGATTCATATTTGTAGGTTGTTATATTACCCTGGGACTTGACAAATCGGATGAGTTTATAGACAATTTATTAAACAATTAA
- a CDS encoding beta-ketoacyl synthase N-terminal-like domain-containing protein — MHQESHVLYTDLISPLGFSMEENFKALCQGASGLKPNTHPLFKRKTYTSVIDATLVDDSFSVLGAVDQYTKLEKLSILLIDKMLKETNIDPRNPKTLLIYSTTKGNIDLAETKNDKIPSKRVLLSEFKNVLKAFFEFANDPILISNACISGSQAIIYADSLLKTKLYDHVIIVGGDVVSNFTLSGFYALNALSEELCKPFDVNRKGINIGECCTTIVLTSKKESNTAKLVAGSSTVDAHHIVAPSREGRGLTNAIQNCIQQYPDAAIDFISTHGTATKYNDEMEALSINNTNLEKTPIYSLKGYYGHTLGAAGILESVISLNALKEQLLIPSLGYTTLGVPYEANVITTLEKKPISGFLKTASGFGGVNAALIFQQA, encoded by the coding sequence ATGCACCAAGAATCACACGTTTTATATACTGATTTAATAAGTCCACTAGGGTTTTCTATGGAAGAAAATTTTAAGGCTTTGTGCCAAGGTGCTTCAGGTTTAAAACCAAATACGCATCCTTTATTTAAAAGGAAAACCTATACTTCGGTTATAGATGCAACGCTTGTTGATGATTCTTTTTCAGTATTAGGAGCTGTTGATCAATACACAAAACTAGAAAAGTTAAGCATTCTATTAATTGATAAAATGCTAAAAGAAACAAATATTGATCCTAGAAATCCGAAAACATTACTTATATACTCAACCACAAAAGGAAATATTGATTTAGCAGAAACTAAAAATGATAAAATTCCATCAAAGCGAGTTTTATTATCAGAATTTAAAAATGTTTTAAAAGCTTTTTTTGAATTTGCAAATGATCCAATTTTAATATCAAACGCCTGTATTTCTGGCTCACAAGCTATCATTTATGCCGATAGTTTATTGAAAACGAAGCTTTACGATCATGTTATTATAGTTGGCGGAGATGTGGTAAGTAATTTTACATTATCAGGATTTTATGCATTGAATGCTTTGAGTGAAGAGTTATGCAAACCGTTTGATGTAAACAGAAAAGGGATTAATATTGGAGAATGTTGTACAACTATTGTATTGACTTCCAAAAAAGAATCAAACACAGCAAAATTAGTTGCCGGATCGTCTACTGTTGATGCACATCATATTGTAGCTCCATCAAGAGAAGGTCGTGGTTTAACAAATGCGATTCAAAATTGCATACAGCAATATCCTGATGCAGCGATTGATTTTATTTCAACACACGGAACTGCCACAAAATATAATGATGAAATGGAAGCACTTTCCATCAACAATACGAATTTAGAAAAAACACCTATTTATAGTCTTAAAGGATATTACGGACATACACTTGGAGCTGCTGGAATCTTAGAAAGTGTAATTTCTTTAAACGCACTAAAAGAACAACTATTAATTCCATCTTTAGGATATACAACTTTAGGAGTTCCTTATGAAGCAAATGTAATTACAACGTTAGAAAAAAAACCTATCAGCGGCTTTTTAAAAACTGCATCAGGATTTGGAGGCGTAAATGCAGCACTAATATTTCAACAAGCATAA
- a CDS encoding beta-ketoacyl-[acyl-carrier-protein] synthase family protein translates to MSIYISGIGIVSALGIGVEENAKKLLSGSTGVTELHYIESIHKNVLPVGEVKASDTELLQLAKLTSTKNITRTSALGIIAAKEAIKTAQLSPDEIKKIAIVSSSTAGGMRESEQKFNAFLQGKNNEDFLSTHDGNDSTEKIAEELGIRNFHTTINTACSSSANAIILGARMIKSGLYDMVLVGGSDALAKFTINGFNSLLLLDKEACKPFDAKRKGINLGEGAGYLVLESESSIKKRKHTPIAELIGYANRNDTFHPSATSPEGRGLQLSMTDALKMAGLQHSEIDYINAHGTATLNNDLTEGIAMKTVFNNNVPSFSSTKSYTGHCLGAAGSMEAIFSIFAIQHNTVFKNLNFKTPISEHALTPQLITTSQKNITHVLSNSAGMGGFCSSLIFQKTST, encoded by the coding sequence ATGAGCATCTATATCTCTGGAATCGGAATCGTTTCCGCTTTGGGCATTGGCGTTGAAGAAAATGCCAAAAAACTACTTTCAGGAAGTACTGGTGTTACCGAACTACATTATATAGAATCTATACATAAAAATGTATTGCCCGTAGGAGAAGTAAAAGCTTCAGATACAGAATTGTTACAATTGGCAAAACTAACAAGTACAAAAAATATTACGAGAACTAGCGCATTGGGAATTATTGCTGCAAAAGAAGCTATAAAAACTGCTCAATTATCTCCTGATGAAATAAAAAAAATCGCAATTGTCTCCTCGTCTACAGCTGGCGGAATGCGCGAAAGCGAACAAAAATTTAACGCGTTTCTACAAGGCAAAAACAATGAAGACTTTCTTTCCACACATGACGGAAATGATAGTACTGAAAAAATTGCCGAAGAACTCGGAATTCGCAACTTTCACACTACAATAAACACTGCTTGTTCGTCATCTGCGAATGCAATCATATTAGGCGCACGCATGATAAAAAGCGGATTGTATGATATGGTGCTGGTTGGCGGATCGGATGCGTTGGCAAAATTTACAATCAACGGTTTTAACTCTTTGCTTCTACTCGACAAAGAAGCTTGTAAACCATTTGATGCGAAAAGAAAAGGAATCAATCTTGGCGAAGGCGCTGGATATTTAGTGCTAGAATCTGAAAGTTCTATTAAAAAAAGAAAACATACTCCAATTGCTGAATTAATAGGTTATGCGAATAGAAACGATACATTTCATCCGTCTGCAACATCGCCCGAAGGTCGTGGATTGCAATTATCTATGACTGATGCGTTAAAAATGGCTGGACTTCAACATTCGGAAATTGATTATATCAATGCACACGGAACAGCAACTCTAAACAATGATCTTACCGAAGGTATTGCCATGAAAACGGTATTCAATAACAATGTGCCTTCTTTTAGTTCTACAAAATCATATACAGGACACTGTTTAGGCGCTGCTGGTTCTATGGAAGCTATTTTTTCAATATTCGCTATACAACACAATACGGTATTTAAAAATTTAAACTTTAAGACACCTATTTCGGAACATGCATTAACTCCTCAATTAATAACTACTTCTCAGAAAAATATAACTCATGTATTGAGTAATTCAGCAGGAATGGGCGGTTTTTGTTCCTCATTAATATTTCAAAAAACGAGCACATGA
- a CDS encoding CPBP family intramembrane glutamic endopeptidase, with protein sequence MQKVNFKRFLIFYIIAIVVSNIFRFDVFGLQTSIEELPKISAIAISVLLEGSGIFIAALLALYLLRKERTTSITFLGTSKIKNVFMVAIPLVLLAVVGVKNNYEINVHIYAVFAFIITIIYCILEEYGWRGYLHEEFKSITPIKKYLIIGVLWYIWHLSFLKDVSLQNNLFFLGAMILGSWGIGQVVDATKSILAGACFHLIIQIIFFNALFKNGFEGYTKWIVIGVSVVAFFAIIKKWEKDHPIQE encoded by the coding sequence ATGCAAAAAGTAAATTTCAAAAGATTTCTTATATTCTACATCATAGCTATTGTCGTTTCTAATATATTTAGATTTGATGTATTTGGTTTGCAAACAAGCATAGAAGAACTTCCAAAAATTAGTGCAATTGCTATCAGTGTACTTTTAGAAGGTAGCGGAATTTTTATTGCCGCACTACTCGCTTTATATCTATTAAGAAAAGAAAGAACAACGAGCATTACTTTTTTAGGAACCTCAAAAATAAAAAACGTATTTATGGTTGCCATTCCGTTGGTATTACTAGCGGTTGTAGGTGTAAAAAACAACTATGAAATCAATGTACACATTTATGCTGTTTTCGCTTTCATAATCACTATAATATACTGTATATTAGAAGAATACGGTTGGCGAGGTTATTTGCATGAAGAATTTAAAAGCATCACACCTATCAAAAAATATCTCATCATTGGTGTTTTATGGTACATTTGGCATTTAAGTTTCTTAAAAGATGTTTCCCTACAAAACAATCTCTTTTTCCTAGGCGCAATGATTCTAGGAAGCTGGGGAATTGGACAAGTGGTTGATGCTACAAAATCAATCTTAGCTGGCGCCTGTTTTCACCTCATCATTCAAATTATCTTTTTCAATGCACTTTTCAAAAATGGTTTTGAAGGCTATACCAAATGGATTGTGATTGGAGTTTCAGTAGTCGCTTTTTTCGCCATCATCAAAAAGTGGGAAAAAGACCATCCAATACAAGAATAA
- a CDS encoding tetratricopeptide repeat protein encodes MKNLIFILTLTIFAAGFSEVTAQEATQFEKLLEKNVLLLDSIKDKDTCEDVLFRFERLRKVSPDEWLPSYYSAYCKLILTRWRIDKEDLTNEAISQLEETIKTANNSEVMTLLARAYMTKIELQKSSGPRYTGKVKTLLKDAVEKDPNNPRAFLMYGKFYYYFPGFVGGDKEKGIKLFEKAAPIFESEKVKNDEKYTYLPHWGKNLNEWYLKTFKK; translated from the coding sequence ATGAAGAATTTAATTTTTATACTCACGCTTACGATATTTGCTGCTGGATTTTCAGAAGTAACTGCGCAAGAAGCAACACAATTCGAAAAACTTTTAGAAAAAAATGTCCTTCTTTTAGATAGCATAAAAGACAAAGACACCTGCGAAGATGTACTTTTTCGGTTTGAAAGATTGCGTAAAGTTTCACCTGATGAATGGTTGCCTTCGTACTACTCAGCGTATTGTAAATTAATTTTAACACGCTGGAGAATTGATAAAGAAGATTTAACAAATGAAGCGATCAGTCAATTGGAAGAAACAATTAAAACAGCTAATAATTCTGAAGTAATGACGCTTTTGGCAAGAGCATACATGACAAAAATTGAGCTCCAAAAAAGTAGTGGCCCAAGATATACTGGAAAAGTAAAAACCTTGTTAAAAGATGCTGTCGAAAAAGACCCAAACAATCCGAGAGCCTTTTTAATGTACGGTAAGTTTTACTACTATTTTCCAGGATTTGTAGGTGGCGATAAAGAAAAAGGCATTAAACTGTTTGAAAAAGCAGCACCAATATTTGAATCAGAAAAAGTAAAGAATGATGAAAAGTATACTTATTTACCGCATTGGGGCAAAAATTTAAACGAATGGTATCTAAAAACTTTTAAAAAATAA
- a CDS encoding acyl-CoA thioesterase, producing MKTISATKHIEVCFSDVDSLQIVWHGKYVKYFEDAREYFGKKYNFGYMTFYEHKCMLPLVDLEVSYKKMVAYDEILRVEITYVPTESAKVIFTYEIFNQSDELVCTGKTVQVMTSVDKKLMLTNPDFVKDWKQKWLEAN from the coding sequence ATGAAAACCATTTCAGCAACCAAACACATAGAAGTTTGCTTTAGCGATGTAGATTCTCTACAAATTGTCTGGCATGGAAAATATGTAAAGTATTTTGAAGATGCCAGAGAGTATTTTGGAAAGAAATACAATTTTGGATACATGACATTTTATGAACATAAATGCATGCTTCCATTGGTAGATTTAGAAGTGTCTTATAAAAAAATGGTTGCATACGATGAAATTTTAAGAGTAGAAATTACGTATGTGCCTACCGAAAGTGCGAAAGTAATTTTCACGTATGAAATATTCAACCAATCAGATGAACTCGTTTGTACAGGAAAAACGGTACAAGTAATGACGAGTGTTGATAAAAAACTAATGCTTACAAATCCCGATTTTGTAAAAGATTGGAAACAAAAATGGTTAGAAGCTAACTAA
- a CDS encoding ATP-grasp domain-containing protein, whose product MILILGTSSYEQGTNPVLDWLIYLKADFIKLTIEDVFINFEDINVDINNQQLSYNNISLNESVNVVWYRHFMKPQQFVSSEDSKFYSKLNKELHSEVKFFTQFMYECLKDKKWVSSYPSIYLNKLTVLNHAEKYGIRVPSSKILNTKKHAAQFLEECTSESLIVKQFSDHSRGYYVDNDTSYFSFAKALKNDDIATLATSFFPTLFQEKIDTDYEIRVFYIDGQFYASAILCDAGYNTDDRKKIMSQSNIHHVAYELPEILKQQLTRLMNTIDLAMGAIDLIKSKSGKYYFLEVNPIGQYLYESEKCNLHIAKNIAEYLIKQDKKEVTLTPV is encoded by the coding sequence ATGATTCTTATCCTTGGCACAAGTAGTTACGAACAAGGAACGAATCCTGTTTTAGATTGGTTGATTTATTTAAAAGCAGATTTCATTAAACTCACAATAGAAGATGTTTTTATAAATTTTGAAGACATCAATGTTGACATTAATAATCAGCAACTTTCTTATAATAATATTTCTTTAAACGAATCTGTAAATGTAGTTTGGTATCGTCATTTTATGAAACCGCAGCAATTTGTTTCAAGTGAAGATTCTAAATTTTATAGTAAGTTAAACAAAGAACTACATTCCGAAGTAAAATTTTTTACTCAGTTTATGTATGAATGTTTGAAAGATAAAAAATGGGTGTCATCTTACCCAAGTATTTATTTGAATAAGCTCACTGTATTAAACCATGCTGAAAAATATGGAATCCGAGTTCCCTCAAGCAAGATTTTAAACACTAAAAAACATGCAGCACAATTTTTAGAAGAATGCACTTCAGAAAGTTTAATCGTAAAACAATTTTCAGATCATAGTAGAGGATATTATGTAGATAATGACACTTCGTATTTTTCATTTGCCAAAGCTTTGAAAAATGACGATATAGCAACATTAGCTACTTCCTTTTTCCCAACTTTATTCCAAGAAAAAATAGATACCGATTATGAAATACGTGTTTTTTATATAGATGGACAATTTTATGCTTCCGCAATTCTTTGTGATGCCGGATATAATACAGACGACAGAAAAAAAATAATGTCGCAATCAAATATACACCATGTTGCATACGAACTTCCAGAAATTCTAAAACAACAACTCACTAGATTAATGAATACGATTGATTTAGCTATGGGCGCCATTGATTTGATAAAAAGTAAAAGCGGAAAGTATTATTTTTTAGAAGTAAACCCGATAGGACAATATTTGTACGAGTCAGAAAAATGCAATTTACATATTGCAAAAAATATTGCTGAATACCTTATAAAACAAGATAAAAAAGAAGTAACCTTAACGCCAGTTTAA
- a CDS encoding HAL/PAL/TAL family ammonia-lyase, protein MQLTSEDIFDILYRNKKVSISDSELKHLKASNDFLKEYIKGKIVYGVNTGFGPMAQYVIDDEQQKQLQLNLIRSHAAGSGDVIDSIFIKATLLARLNTLSQAYSAVSVETIQLLVNFINHDILPVIYQHGGVGASGDLVQLSHVALSLIGEGEVIYKGKIVPTEEAMQSCNLKPLRITVREGLALINGTSTMNGIGYVNLFLSKNLVNWMVRLSSLMYEVFSVYDDFFSEELNNTKKHHGQRHIAKSLRDQLKGSKLIKKRTTESYKFIDESNVLENKMQAYYSIRCTPQILGPIHDSIQYTEDVLHNEINSVNDNPVIHMETENVLHGGNFHGDYVSYEMDKLKLGIIKLSILSERQLNYLFNDRINGKLPPFINQGVLGLNLGLQGTQFPATSTVSENMTLGSSNYINNISTNNDNQDVVSMGTNAALIANRVIMNTYEVIAIQYLAVMNAINYLDIENQMSEKNQVLFNEAKNVMPFLDGTDKPHYKTLRNIKEYLLKFSN, encoded by the coding sequence ATGCAATTAACTTCAGAAGATATATTTGATATTTTATATCGCAACAAAAAAGTATCCATTAGTGACTCAGAATTAAAACATCTTAAGGCTTCTAACGATTTTTTGAAAGAGTATATCAAAGGGAAAATTGTGTATGGAGTCAATACAGGTTTTGGACCAATGGCGCAATATGTCATTGATGATGAGCAACAAAAACAATTACAACTCAACCTCATACGAAGTCATGCCGCAGGAAGTGGCGATGTCATCGATTCCATATTCATCAAAGCAACTTTATTGGCGCGACTCAACACGCTAAGTCAAGCATATTCCGCAGTTAGTGTAGAAACTATTCAACTCTTAGTTAATTTTATAAATCATGACATTTTACCTGTCATTTATCAACATGGTGGCGTTGGCGCAAGTGGCGATTTGGTGCAACTTTCACATGTAGCATTGAGTCTAATTGGCGAAGGAGAAGTAATTTACAAAGGCAAAATTGTTCCTACGGAAGAAGCAATGCAAAGTTGCAACCTAAAGCCATTAAGAATCACTGTACGTGAAGGATTGGCGTTAATCAATGGAACATCAACCATGAATGGAATTGGGTATGTAAACCTATTCTTATCTAAAAACTTAGTAAATTGGATGGTAAGATTATCATCATTAATGTATGAAGTATTTAGTGTATATGATGATTTCTTTTCAGAAGAATTAAACAACACGAAAAAACATCATGGACAACGGCATATCGCGAAAAGCTTGCGCGATCAACTAAAAGGAAGTAAACTCATCAAAAAACGTACAACAGAAAGTTACAAATTCATTGATGAATCTAATGTGCTTGAAAACAAAATGCAAGCTTACTATTCTATCCGATGTACGCCGCAAATTTTAGGACCAATTCACGACAGTATTCAATACACGGAAGATGTCTTGCACAATGAAATCAATTCTGTGAATGACAATCCTGTAATTCACATGGAAACAGAAAACGTATTGCATGGCGGAAACTTTCATGGCGATTATGTTTCCTACGAAATGGACAAACTAAAACTCGGAATCATTAAACTTTCTATCTTATCGGAGCGACAACTAAATTATCTTTTCAATGATAGAATAAATGGTAAATTACCGCCATTCATAAATCAAGGAGTTTTAGGACTCAACTTAGGATTACAAGGAACACAATTTCCTGCAACATCAACGGTTTCAGAAAATATGACGTTAGGAAGTTCTAACTATATCAACAATATCTCTACAAATAATGACAATCAAGATGTAGTCAGCATGGGAACAAATGCCGCACTTATTGCAAACAGAGTCATTATGAATACATATGAAGTAATTGCGATTCAATATTTGGCAGTTATGAATGCAATTAACTACCTTGACATAGAAAATCAAATGTCTGAAAAAAACCAGGTATTATTCAACGAAGCAAAAAATGTGATGCCGTTTTTAGACGGAACAGACAAGCCTCATTATAAAACACTAAGAAACATTAAAGAGTATTTATTAAAGTTTTCAAACTAA